In the genome of Hyphomonas sp. Mor2, one region contains:
- a CDS encoding radical SAM protein, with product MADSETLPPKFSDPFVTAKGEVRAQVAYGRTKTLWFNTGTLCNIECVNCYIESSPTNDRLVYLTMADVLPYLDELDEAGETGIEIGFTGGEPFMAPQMLAILQVVLERGHSVLMLTNAMQPMMRPRIRQGLLALRDQFGERLTMRVSLDHYDAPHHDEERGEGSFDLALQGLRWLSENGFKLALAGRTVWGEAEDVSRAGYASLISRESLCVDPGNSTELVLFPEMRPDEDPPEITTACWGILNKDPKELMCASQRMVVKRKGAKSASVVACTLLSYDEQFELGQTLKEARQNVRLNHSYCASFCVLGGGSCSA from the coding sequence ATGGCCGATTCCGAAACTCTCCCACCAAAATTCTCCGATCCGTTTGTGACGGCAAAGGGAGAAGTGCGGGCTCAGGTTGCCTATGGTCGCACCAAGACGCTCTGGTTCAATACCGGCACACTCTGCAACATTGAGTGCGTCAATTGCTATATTGAAAGCTCTCCGACCAATGATCGTCTGGTCTATCTGACCATGGCGGATGTGCTGCCATATCTCGACGAATTGGATGAAGCAGGTGAAACCGGGATCGAGATCGGATTCACGGGCGGTGAGCCATTCATGGCGCCGCAAATGCTGGCCATCCTGCAGGTCGTGCTGGAACGGGGGCATTCGGTCCTGATGTTGACCAATGCGATGCAACCGATGATGCGACCCCGCATTCGACAGGGGCTTTTGGCATTGCGAGATCAATTTGGTGAGCGTCTGACCATGCGCGTCAGTCTCGACCACTATGATGCGCCCCATCACGACGAAGAACGCGGTGAAGGATCATTTGATCTGGCGCTGCAAGGGTTGCGCTGGTTATCCGAAAATGGGTTCAAACTCGCCCTGGCTGGACGGACCGTCTGGGGCGAAGCGGAAGACGTATCTCGCGCCGGCTATGCCAGCCTGATTAGTCGGGAGTCCTTATGCGTTGATCCAGGCAATTCAACCGAACTGGTGCTGTTTCCGGAGATGCGTCCGGATGAAGATCCGCCAGAAATCACAACCGCATGCTGGGGCATACTTAACAAGGACCCAAAAGAGCTCATGTGTGCCTCGCAGCGTATGGTCGTGAAGCGGAAAGGCGCAAAATCTGCCAGCGTGGTCGCTTGCACATTACTATCTTATGACGAGCAGTTTGAACTCGGTCAGACCTTGAAAGAGGCGCGGCAGAATGTGCGGCTGAACCATTCCTACTGCGCGAGTTTCTGTGTGCTCGGCGGCGGCAGCTGTTCCGCCTAG
- a CDS encoding DUF6285 domain-containing protein translates to MHDQPSVSELVQAVKNFIDETAGPNLKGHAAFHARVASNALATVLRDLDQRPANELEEASRLIALLGASDGADLESLNRELSDKIRSGDLTPETPGLLAHLKTTTIAQVEIDQPRYSGLKTAKS, encoded by the coding sequence ATGCATGATCAGCCCAGCGTGTCAGAACTGGTTCAGGCAGTGAAGAATTTCATCGATGAAACGGCAGGTCCAAATCTCAAGGGGCATGCCGCGTTTCATGCACGGGTCGCTAGCAATGCGCTCGCCACGGTCCTGCGCGATCTGGATCAACGGCCGGCGAACGAACTTGAAGAAGCATCGCGACTGATCGCCCTCCTCGGCGCCTCAGACGGGGCCGATCTGGAATCCTTGAATAGAGAATTGAGCGATAAGATCCGGTCTGGCGACCTCACCCCTGAGACGCCCGGTCTCCTCGCTCATTTGAAGACGACTACAATTGCACAGGTTGAGATTGACCAACCACGTTACTCTGGACTGAAAACCGCGAAGTCCTAG
- the metC gene encoding cystathionine beta-lyase, with protein MKDETKIIHTRSGRGPVETVNPPVERGSTVLLPTREILYGDGKVYGRMGLTVQRELEAALCILENAKHCRLTANGLQSVALALGAVLQSGDHILVSDSIYGPSRRYCTRRLSAMGVKATRFNPLLGERIESLIEDETKAILLESPGSLTFDIMDTPAITKVAKAHKLITLFDNTWGVGTLHKPLDLGVDIVMQALTKYPVGHADAMGGAVLTNSSRLANKIAMCSEDWGISLGPDDAYLALRGLRSLSTRLKQHETAGYAVARWLETRPEVHSVLHPGLPSHPEHALWKRDFVGANGLFGFVFKDIPEAALDRFLEAMKLFGMGFSWGGYESLLIPCDDQLDRIDGDRIHDRPGPLIRVHVGLEDPDDLITDLEQAFSAMNG; from the coding sequence ATGAAAGACGAAACCAAGATCATCCACACGCGTTCCGGGCGCGGTCCGGTCGAAACGGTCAATCCACCCGTGGAACGCGGCTCGACGGTGCTGCTTCCCACGCGTGAAATCCTGTACGGCGATGGCAAGGTCTACGGCCGCATGGGACTGACAGTCCAGCGAGAATTGGAAGCCGCGCTCTGCATCCTGGAGAACGCCAAGCATTGCCGCCTGACCGCCAACGGCTTGCAATCCGTGGCGCTGGCGTTGGGCGCGGTGCTGCAGTCCGGCGACCACATCCTGGTTTCAGATAGCATTTATGGTCCGTCTCGCCGCTACTGCACGCGGCGTCTCTCAGCCATGGGCGTAAAGGCCACCCGCTTCAATCCCCTGCTTGGCGAAAGAATAGAGTCGTTGATCGAGGACGAGACCAAAGCCATCCTGCTTGAATCGCCAGGTTCCCTGACCTTCGACATCATGGACACGCCAGCGATCACCAAGGTCGCAAAGGCGCATAAGCTGATCACTCTTTTCGACAATACCTGGGGCGTCGGAACCTTGCACAAGCCGCTCGATCTCGGCGTCGATATCGTAATGCAAGCCCTGACCAAGTACCCGGTCGGGCACGCTGATGCCATGGGGGGAGCCGTCCTTACCAATTCCAGTCGCCTGGCGAACAAGATCGCCATGTGCAGCGAGGATTGGGGCATTTCGCTCGGCCCGGACGATGCATATCTCGCCTTGCGGGGATTGCGCAGCCTCAGCACGCGCTTGAAACAACATGAAACCGCCGGCTACGCCGTTGCCAGATGGCTCGAAACTCGACCGGAAGTGCATTCCGTGCTGCATCCGGGCCTGCCCAGCCATCCCGAACACGCGCTTTGGAAACGTGACTTTGTCGGTGCCAATGGTTTGTTCGGTTTTGTTTTCAAAGACATCCCTGAAGCCGCGCTCGACCGCTTCCTGGAGGCGATGAAACTGTTTGGAATGGGATTTTCCTGGGGCGGCTATGAGAGCCTGCTCATTCCCTGTGATGATCAGCTGGATCGGATAGATGGCGATCGCATCCATGATCGCCCTGGCCCGCTCATACGGGTGCATGTCGGATTGGAAGATCCAGATGATTTAATCACCGATCTGGAACAGGCTTTTTCCGCGATGAACGGCTAA
- a CDS encoding DUF6134 family protein, with protein MLRQAVCGAAALLLGAVAQAQDIATQTSLPTPWVATDGAVIDFTVLRKGKPFGRHMLTFEQSEDGALEVTTDVDLQVKFGPITAFKYRLDSVEQWIDGRLVGLTGTSNNDGRKGQVSAQLEGDALVVDSTKFDGALPLGTIPSSHWNRLQVYQSQMLSTETGEVLDIEVEVIGGDMVKVGDELVEATHYRLKSDLTVDLWYDRQSRWVKLAFDVRGQSIEYALNALY; from the coding sequence ATGCTGAGGCAAGCCGTGTGCGGCGCTGCGGCGCTTCTGCTTGGGGCTGTTGCGCAGGCGCAAGACATTGCCACGCAGACCTCTCTGCCGACGCCTTGGGTGGCGACGGATGGTGCCGTGATTGATTTTACCGTGCTGCGAAAGGGTAAGCCATTTGGACGCCACATGCTGACCTTTGAGCAAAGCGAGGATGGGGCTTTGGAAGTGACCACGGATGTCGATTTGCAAGTCAAATTCGGCCCGATCACCGCGTTTAAGTATCGCCTGGACAGTGTCGAACAATGGATAGACGGTCGTTTGGTCGGCCTTACGGGAACATCGAACAATGATGGCCGCAAAGGCCAGGTCTCGGCGCAGCTCGAAGGCGACGCGCTGGTGGTAGACAGTACGAAATTCGATGGCGCTCTTCCACTCGGCACCATTCCATCAAGCCACTGGAATCGGCTGCAGGTCTATCAGAGTCAGATGCTGTCGACTGAGACGGGCGAAGTGCTCGATATTGAAGTCGAAGTCATCGGCGGAGACATGGTGAAGGTTGGCGATGAACTCGTCGAAGCCACGCACTATCGCTTGAAATCGGATCTCACCGTCGACCTTTGGTATGACCGCCAGTCGCGATGGGTAAAGCTCGCCTTCGATGTGCGCGGGCAGAGCATCGAGTATGCCCTCAACGCTCTGTACTAA
- a CDS encoding deoxyribodipyrimidine photo-lyase, whose translation MSQAPAIMWFRRDLRLTDNPALDAAQRASHGQVICVFIRETDETLRPRGGASDWWLDKSLRALSSDIEAIGGQLVLKTGTARQVLETLIAETGATSVFWNRRYDLAGRNIDAAVKVALKAQNAMVESFNGTVLTEPWTQTTGSGGYYKVYSPYWRAVQASYHCPPARPAPDSFADFEVESDVLDNWSLHPKAPDWSEGFDAPWSPGESGAIDRLRSFLDGPIDTYSNDRNRPDVESGTSGLSPHLAFGEISPTQIWRATQARIEASEVDEKNARKFLSEVAWRDFSYVLLFHNPDLAHANYKSDFDLMPWQDDEDLLEAWQAGQTGYPIVDAGMRQLWHTGWMHNRVRMIVASFLTKHLLIHWRRGEDWFWDTLVDADPASNSASWQWTAGSGADAAPYFRIFNPITQGEKFDETGDYVRKWCPELARLPRKYLYQPWDAGPQILHEAGIVLGETYPEPIVDHKFGRARALAAYETLKERRDAA comes from the coding sequence GTGAGCCAAGCCCCCGCCATTATGTGGTTTCGCCGCGATTTGCGCCTGACCGACAATCCGGCTCTGGACGCAGCGCAAAGAGCGAGCCATGGGCAGGTGATCTGCGTGTTCATCCGTGAAACAGACGAGACGTTGCGCCCCAGAGGTGGCGCCTCGGACTGGTGGCTGGACAAATCTTTACGTGCCCTAAGCTCGGACATTGAAGCCATCGGTGGACAGCTGGTTTTGAAAACAGGGACGGCGCGCCAAGTACTGGAAACGCTGATTGCGGAAACAGGCGCCACGTCCGTGTTTTGGAACCGGCGTTATGATCTTGCCGGTCGAAACATCGATGCGGCCGTCAAAGTGGCACTGAAAGCCCAAAACGCAATGGTCGAAAGTTTCAACGGCACTGTTTTGACAGAGCCATGGACGCAAACAACAGGCTCTGGCGGATATTACAAGGTCTACTCGCCTTACTGGCGCGCCGTACAGGCGAGCTATCATTGCCCGCCGGCCAGACCGGCGCCCGATTCATTCGCCGACTTCGAAGTTGAGAGCGATGTTTTGGACAATTGGAGCCTCCACCCCAAAGCACCGGATTGGTCAGAAGGGTTTGATGCCCCCTGGTCGCCTGGTGAGTCTGGCGCCATAGATCGCTTGCGGAGCTTCCTGGACGGTCCGATCGACACGTACAGTAATGACCGCAATCGCCCGGATGTCGAATCTGGCACATCAGGTCTCTCCCCGCACCTGGCATTCGGCGAGATTAGCCCGACGCAGATCTGGCGCGCGACGCAGGCCCGGATCGAAGCTAGCGAAGTCGATGAGAAAAACGCTCGCAAATTCCTGTCGGAAGTCGCCTGGCGCGACTTCTCCTATGTTCTACTTTTTCACAATCCCGATCTGGCGCACGCAAACTACAAGTCCGATTTCGATCTCATGCCCTGGCAGGATGACGAGGACTTGCTAGAGGCGTGGCAGGCCGGGCAGACGGGGTATCCGATTGTGGATGCCGGCATGCGCCAGCTCTGGCACACTGGATGGATGCACAATCGTGTCCGCATGATTGTTGCGAGTTTTCTCACCAAACACCTCCTTATTCACTGGCGCCGCGGCGAAGATTGGTTCTGGGACACATTGGTGGACGCCGATCCCGCCTCCAACAGTGCCAGTTGGCAATGGACTGCAGGGTCCGGCGCTGATGCCGCCCCCTATTTCCGAATCTTCAATCCGATCACGCAAGGCGAGAAATTCGATGAGACGGGCGACTACGTTCGCAAATGGTGCCCGGAACTTGCCCGGCTACCGCGGAAATATCTCTATCAACCGTGGGACGCCGGACCTCAGATCTTGCACGAAGCGGGGATAGTGCTCGGGGAAACTTATCCCGAGCCGATCGTCGATCACAAATTCGGCCGCGCGCGCGCGCTTGCCGCCTATGAAACCCTGAAAGAAAGACGAGACGCAGCATGA
- a CDS encoding cyclopropane-fatty-acyl-phospholipid synthase family protein — protein sequence MSFTTLDHALEDQSNHVLASPESLRQLAGVPAGFRLAGMMLLRAKRGTIRFDLPDGRRVLFDHGQKGPNAVVEVHSFNFARRAIAGGDVGFAESYMDQEWSTPDLTSVLEFFSENFEAAGQLAVGGMMVRISNMVRHVFNRNSKAGSKRNIEAHYDLGNEFYELWLDDSMTYSSALYSNPTDSLEQAQAAKYARIADELELSEGKSVLEIGCGWGGFAEYAAKHRGANVTCLTISPSQREWALKRVQRAGLSEKVEIRLEDYRDHRGQYDGVASIEMFEAVGESYWPSYFSKVSESLNPGAKAALQIITIDDQLFPRYRKRADFIQRYIFPGGMLPSELALREQVMMAGLRVENTHYFGRDYAKTLRLWAKAFEEKWGQIAPLGFDERFRRMWRFYLSYCEAGFDNGRINVGHFTLNKF from the coding sequence ATGAGCTTCACAACCCTCGATCACGCCCTCGAAGACCAATCCAATCACGTTCTGGCTTCGCCGGAGTCTTTGAGGCAGTTAGCCGGAGTTCCAGCCGGTTTTCGCCTTGCGGGAATGATGCTGTTGCGGGCCAAACGCGGGACCATCCGGTTTGACCTGCCGGATGGCCGCCGCGTGCTATTCGATCACGGCCAAAAGGGTCCGAATGCCGTCGTCGAGGTGCACAGTTTCAACTTCGCCCGGCGGGCCATTGCCGGGGGAGATGTCGGATTTGCTGAAAGCTACATGGATCAGGAATGGTCGACACCCGACCTGACCTCGGTTCTGGAGTTTTTCTCGGAGAACTTCGAAGCCGCGGGTCAACTTGCGGTCGGCGGGATGATGGTGCGGATCAGCAATATGGTCCGGCATGTATTCAATCGTAACTCAAAGGCGGGGTCCAAGCGCAACATTGAAGCGCACTATGACCTCGGCAATGAATTCTATGAGCTCTGGCTCGACGATTCGATGACCTATTCGTCAGCACTGTACAGCAATCCAACCGACAGTCTCGAGCAGGCCCAGGCCGCCAAGTATGCGCGCATCGCCGACGAGTTAGAGCTGAGTGAGGGTAAATCCGTTCTGGAAATCGGCTGCGGATGGGGCGGCTTCGCCGAATACGCCGCCAAACATCGCGGCGCGAACGTAACCTGTCTCACCATCTCGCCTTCCCAACGCGAATGGGCGCTTAAACGTGTTCAGCGCGCTGGTCTAAGCGAGAAAGTCGAAATCCGCCTGGAAGATTATCGAGACCACCGTGGCCAGTATGACGGAGTCGCCTCTATCGAGATGTTTGAGGCCGTCGGCGAGAGCTACTGGCCGAGCTATTTCTCTAAAGTGTCCGAGAGCCTGAACCCTGGTGCCAAGGCGGCGCTGCAGATTATCACCATCGATGACCAGCTCTTTCCGCGCTATCGTAAACGCGCAGACTTCATTCAGCGCTATATCTTTCCCGGTGGCATGCTGCCAAGTGAGCTCGCCCTTCGCGAACAGGTGATGATGGCAGGTCTCCGCGTAGAAAATACGCACTATTTCGGACGCGATTATGCCAAGACACTGCGCCTATGGGCCAAGGCCTTCGAAGAGAAATGGGGTCAGATTGCGCCCCTCGGCTTTGATGAGCGTTTCCGCCGGATGTGGCGATTCTATCTCAGCTATTGCGAAGCTGGCTTCGACAATGGCCGTATCAATGTCGGCCACTTCACCCTCAACAAGTTCTAG
- a CDS encoding FAD-dependent oxidoreductase, with amino-acid sequence MKRIAIIGSGISGLGAAYALKDTAEITVYEANNRAGGHAHTMDVDYDGTPIAVDVGFIVYNALNYPNLIGFFEALNVSTEASDMSFAVSNPDGYEWASTLNGIFAQRRNLFRPKFHKFWHTILKFNDLAREELHAGTIDDISLGSWLDKHGFEMDFLDNYILPMGGAIWSTPEAEMLDYPARSFFQFFENHRLMHKERPKWRTVSGGSRNYVQKVSELLGDRLRLNTPVRSVAPFGDKVRVILGDDRTELFDDVILATHSDITRDILYESYETQCFLLGSTRYRPNRIYLHRDPSLMPKRKAAWASWNVIKQSTPEICLTYWMNRLQNLPAERPLFVTLNPETPPAPHLTFATMEKAHPQFDAPAEAAVRELKRIQGSDGIWLAGAWMGSGFHEDGLKAGLSCALSLGGRVPWEAEGVDLHTTMTRTLESDKMAFGAV; translated from the coding sequence ATGAAACGGATCGCCATTATCGGATCGGGCATTTCAGGCCTGGGTGCCGCCTATGCGCTGAAGGATACAGCCGAGATTACAGTCTATGAGGCTAATAATCGAGCCGGTGGGCATGCCCATACAATGGACGTGGATTATGACGGCACACCGATTGCGGTTGATGTCGGCTTCATTGTCTACAATGCTCTGAACTATCCGAACTTGATCGGATTTTTTGAAGCGCTGAACGTATCGACTGAAGCAAGTGATATGAGCTTCGCGGTGTCCAATCCTGACGGGTACGAGTGGGCCTCGACCTTGAACGGCATTTTCGCGCAACGGCGCAATCTCTTCCGGCCAAAGTTTCACAAATTCTGGCACACCATCCTGAAGTTCAATGATTTGGCACGGGAGGAACTTCACGCCGGAACGATCGATGACATCTCCCTCGGCTCCTGGCTCGATAAGCACGGGTTTGAAATGGATTTTCTCGACAATTACATCCTGCCAATGGGCGGCGCGATCTGGTCGACGCCTGAAGCAGAAATGCTCGATTATCCCGCCCGCAGCTTCTTTCAATTCTTCGAAAACCATCGCCTTATGCACAAGGAGCGTCCGAAATGGCGGACCGTATCGGGCGGATCGAGGAATTACGTCCAGAAGGTAAGCGAATTACTTGGTGATCGATTGCGCCTTAACACCCCGGTGCGAAGTGTTGCGCCATTCGGCGACAAAGTGAGGGTCATACTCGGCGACGACAGGACCGAACTGTTCGATGATGTAATCCTGGCCACGCATTCAGACATCACGCGAGATATTCTGTACGAAAGCTACGAGACCCAATGCTTTCTGCTAGGCTCCACCCGTTATCGTCCGAACCGGATCTACTTGCACCGTGACCCCAGCTTGATGCCTAAACGCAAAGCGGCCTGGGCGAGCTGGAATGTGATCAAACAAAGCACGCCGGAAATATGCCTGACCTACTGGATGAACCGGCTTCAGAACCTGCCAGCCGAACGCCCTTTGTTCGTGACGCTGAACCCGGAAACACCGCCAGCACCTCATCTGACCTTCGCGACCATGGAGAAGGCGCATCCACAATTCGACGCACCGGCGGAGGCGGCCGTTCGCGAGCTCAAACGCATTCAGGGATCAGACGGCATCTGGCTCGCTGGCGCCTGGATGGGAAGCGGATTTCATGAAGACGGCCTGAAGGCGGGATTGTCCTGTGCGCTATCGCTCGGAGGCCGCGTGCCATGGGAGGCCGAAGGTGTTGATCTGCACACAACCATGACGCGTACACTGGAAAGTGATAAAATGGCGTTTGGAGCCGTATAA
- a CDS encoding cupin domain-containing protein: MNSDTYHAFMMDHAGGALSSDMAIAAELHILLSDKGHETSDIWNAARHALGVGDGCPEEYEHAFLPEALELARGEFSTVPWKRGLSGVHYAKRGQGKGKLMRLDPGQTAPEHSHSALEATVVLQGEFEDGHGIYARGDLVLGRPGIRHQPAAHGEEMCICYVAQEPLPFWRFS; encoded by the coding sequence ATGAATTCTGATACTTATCATGCGTTTATGATGGATCACGCTGGCGGCGCCCTGTCTTCGGACATGGCGATCGCTGCAGAACTGCACATTTTGCTGTCCGACAAGGGGCATGAGACCTCTGATATCTGGAACGCCGCACGGCATGCGCTAGGCGTCGGCGACGGGTGCCCGGAAGAGTACGAACACGCTTTCCTCCCGGAAGCCCTGGAACTGGCGCGTGGTGAGTTTTCCACCGTGCCCTGGAAACGCGGTCTGTCCGGCGTTCATTATGCAAAGCGCGGGCAGGGCAAAGGTAAATTGATGCGCCTCGACCCTGGTCAAACGGCGCCTGAACATAGCCATTCGGCGCTGGAGGCGACGGTCGTGTTGCAAGGCGAGTTTGAAGACGGGCATGGCATTTACGCGCGCGGCGATCTCGTGCTGGGACGGCCTGGCATTCGCCATCAGCCTGCGGCACATGGGGAGGAAATGTGCATCTGCTACGTCGCGCAGGAGCCGCTGCCATTCTGGAGGTTCAGCTAA
- a CDS encoding DUF1365 domain-containing protein has product MKENTPLRLWRGHTVHQRSIPFGHRFKYGLALIDVDIDRLDEVDRQCSAFSVERSNLFSFDRKDHGERKPIDLRPWAERQFLHAGIDLEGGSIRLITFPRHAFYKFAPISLWLGHDPHGALKGILYEVNNTFGETHVYVAATPDESRHQHATAKTFHVSPFFDVTGTYQFTLRWSETDLRLIVATQTDAGQSHLATITAKAREATAANFISLAFTKPVSSLAVSFGIHWQALKLWLKGAKYHSKPKQSPVRTTIADPKKTVSETATRLERTA; this is encoded by the coding sequence GTGAAGGAAAACACTCCCCTACGTCTGTGGAGAGGTCATACTGTCCACCAAAGATCGATCCCGTTCGGGCACCGATTCAAGTACGGGCTCGCTCTCATTGATGTCGATATCGATCGCCTCGACGAAGTCGATCGGCAGTGTTCGGCCTTCAGCGTAGAACGCAGCAATCTGTTTTCCTTCGACCGCAAGGATCATGGCGAGCGCAAGCCGATTGATCTTCGCCCATGGGCCGAACGACAGTTTCTGCATGCCGGGATTGATCTTGAAGGTGGCAGCATCCGCCTGATCACATTTCCGCGCCACGCTTTCTACAAATTTGCCCCGATCTCACTGTGGCTCGGGCATGATCCGCATGGGGCGCTGAAGGGCATCCTGTACGAGGTCAACAATACGTTCGGCGAGACTCATGTCTACGTTGCTGCGACGCCGGATGAGTCTCGTCATCAGCACGCAACCGCCAAGACCTTCCACGTCTCTCCGTTCTTTGACGTGACCGGCACCTATCAGTTCACGCTGCGCTGGAGCGAGACGGATCTTCGTCTCATCGTGGCGACCCAAACCGATGCGGGACAATCGCATCTCGCAACCATCACGGCCAAGGCGCGTGAGGCGACCGCGGCCAACTTCATTTCCCTTGCCTTCACCAAACCAGTCTCAAGCCTGGCAGTGTCATTCGGCATCCATTGGCAGGCGCTCAAGCTTTGGCTCAAAGGTGCGAAATATCATTCAAAACCAAAGCAATCACCTGTGCGTACAACGATTGCAGACCCAAAAAAGACTGTCTCAGAGACAGCTACTCGCCTGGAGAGAACCGCATGA
- a CDS encoding sulfurtransferase, whose product MESGDPLVSADWLKSNLDRPSLKLLDATWVPPFLKDRDSGRTCYDKGHIPGAVYFDIDEIAEHDTNLSHMLPDIQDFGPMISALGIGDGDEVVVYDSNNFYASARVWWTLRAMGLRAVAVLDGGLNAWQEIGGAIEIETPTPQPKEFTPMFLRRFVRNMAEMSQHIETGDATILDARDLGRFNGTSAEPRAGLPSGHMPGSYCVPASSLLEADGKMKSPEQLANLLSVYNSGTVITTCGSGVSAAIIALALARIGNYDAALYDGSWSEWAAHPENPIATAI is encoded by the coding sequence ATGGAGTCTGGTGATCCGCTCGTCTCAGCCGACTGGTTGAAGTCCAATTTAGACCGCCCCAGTCTGAAGCTTCTCGATGCAACCTGGGTCCCGCCATTTCTGAAGGACCGGGATTCAGGTCGAACGTGCTACGACAAAGGCCATATTCCAGGCGCGGTCTATTTTGACATCGACGAAATCGCCGAACACGACACAAATCTGAGCCACATGCTTCCGGATATCCAGGATTTTGGTCCGATGATCAGCGCACTTGGGATCGGGGATGGCGACGAAGTCGTGGTCTATGACAGCAATAATTTCTACGCATCAGCTCGCGTCTGGTGGACGTTGCGGGCAATGGGCCTGCGGGCGGTTGCTGTCCTCGATGGCGGCCTAAACGCCTGGCAAGAAATTGGCGGCGCCATCGAAATCGAGACACCCACGCCACAGCCGAAAGAGTTTACGCCGATGTTCCTGCGGCGCTTTGTACGCAACATGGCGGAGATGAGTCAGCATATCGAGACGGGAGACGCCACCATTCTGGATGCCCGTGACCTCGGGCGATTCAACGGCACCTCAGCAGAGCCTCGCGCCGGTCTTCCATCAGGCCATATGCCAGGAAGCTATTGCGTGCCAGCGTCTTCGCTCCTCGAAGCGGATGGCAAGATGAAGTCACCAGAACAGCTGGCCAACCTCCTCAGCGTGTACAATTCCGGCACTGTGATTACCACCTGCGGATCCGGCGTGTCAGCCGCGATCATAGCGCTTGCGCTGGCACGGATCGGCAATTACGACGCCGCGCTTTATGATGGCTCGTGGAGTGAATGGGCCGCTCACCCTGAAAACCCGATTGCGACGGCGATATGA
- a CDS encoding cysteine synthase A: protein MTITNSVLDLIGNTPLLRLHKLSEETGCEILGKCEFLNPGQSVKDRPALGMVRDAEAAGLLKPGGTIVEGTAGNTGIGLAMVGAALGYEVVIVMPRTQSKEKKDAVRNLGAKLVEVDAVPYANPNHYARYSGRLAEELNESNPNGAIWANQFDNQANRKAHYETMGPEIWDQTGGKVDGFVCAVGSGGTLAGTAMSLREKSGGKVKIGIADPGGASLYEYYKNGELKAEGTSMTEGIGQGRITANLEGLEVDYAYRIHDADALNILYDLIQNEGLCLGGSAGINMAGAVRMAKDMGPGHTIVTILCDYGNRYQDKIFNPEFLRSKDLPVPPWMED, encoded by the coding sequence ATGACCATTACGAATTCCGTCCTGGACCTCATTGGAAACACTCCGTTATTGCGCTTGCACAAGCTCTCTGAAGAGACTGGGTGCGAAATTCTCGGCAAGTGCGAATTCCTGAACCCTGGGCAATCGGTGAAAGACCGCCCTGCGCTCGGAATGGTCCGCGACGCGGAAGCCGCTGGACTGCTAAAACCCGGCGGGACGATCGTTGAGGGCACCGCTGGCAATACCGGGATCGGTCTCGCCATGGTCGGTGCGGCCCTTGGCTACGAAGTTGTAATTGTGATGCCACGCACCCAATCCAAGGAAAAGAAGGACGCGGTCCGAAATCTCGGCGCGAAATTGGTCGAAGTGGACGCGGTCCCCTACGCCAATCCCAATCACTACGCCCGCTATTCAGGTCGCCTGGCCGAAGAACTGAACGAGAGTAATCCGAACGGCGCTATCTGGGCCAATCAGTTCGACAATCAGGCCAATCGGAAGGCGCACTACGAAACCATGGGCCCTGAAATCTGGGATCAAACGGGCGGGAAAGTCGATGGCTTTGTCTGCGCCGTCGGATCAGGCGGAACGCTGGCCGGAACCGCCATGTCGCTGCGCGAAAAATCCGGTGGCAAAGTCAAGATCGGCATTGCCGACCCGGGTGGCGCATCTCTCTACGAATACTACAAGAATGGCGAGTTGAAAGCCGAAGGCACGTCGATGACCGAAGGCATTGGTCAGGGACGGATTACGGCCAATCTAGAGGGCCTAGAGGTCGATTATGCCTACCGAATTCATGACGCGGATGCGCTGAACATCCTTTACGACCTGATCCAGAACGAAGGTTTGTGCCTTGGCGGATCGGCAGGGATCAACATGGCTGGCGCCGTACGCATGGCCAAGGATATGGGCCCCGGACACACGATCGTGACGATCCTCTGCGATTACGGCAATCGCTACCAGGACAAGATCTTCAATCCAGAGTTCCTGCGCTCAAAAGACCTACCGGTTCCGCCTTGGATGGAAGACTAG